The sequence below is a genomic window from Ciceribacter thiooxidans.
TTGCATTCGCCTCAGTTGAGCCAAAGGCGGATGAGAGCCGCTTCCGGTGTTTCCGGTCCACCATTCTCGACGCCGGTTGCCCAAAGACCTGCGCCCGCGGCGTAGGCCCCCGGTGTCAGCCCACCTGCCTCGCACTGGCTGACCGCACGGATTCGCTTGCCTGCAGCGACGGCGTCGGCGAGAACCTTCAGTGTCCTCTGATCCGACGGCGCCGTGCCTGCGCCGAAGACGCGCAGGACAGCGCCGTCGAGCGCGGCGAGGGTGGCTTCCAGCGCCCCGGCCGGCAGTCCCGGCGAGAGCGTCAGGATGGCGAGTCGGCGGGCGGAGAAGCTGCGCCGTGCCGGTATTGTTTGCGGTAACTGCTGCTGTGAGCGGAACGACAGCGCTTCGTGGCTGTGGTGCTTCACGAGGCCGTCTGCCGGCAGTAGTGAACCTGCAAAGGCCAGTTGCACGCTTTCACCAGCCGTCATGGCAGCCTCGATCGCCAGGGCAAGATTGCCTTCGGCATCGCCACCCATGCCGAGCGGTGTCATGGATCCACAAAGAATGACGCTGCGGCCTTCTCCGGCAAGCGCCTGCGAAAGCGCGGCACCGGTAAAGGCCATGGTGTCGGTGCCATGGGTCACGATGACGGGCATTCCGGGGTAGGTGCGGATGGCCGACAGGATCGCGTTCCAATCGTTTGGTCCCATGTCGGCGCTGTCGATCAGTGGATCGAAGACATGGCTATGCAGCGTGACGCCTGCCGGCAGGCGTTCTGCGACTGCGTTTTCGACGAGTCCTCTGACCGGAGCGAGGCCTTTTGGTCCGGGGGCCATGCCGATCGTGCCGCCGGTGTGGATGAGAAGCAGTTGCATGACGTTGAAACCTCAGACGATTCTGTCTTCCCTGTCGTACGTCAGGCCCTGTCCGCGATCAACTCACCTGACGAAGGACGGGGCGCGCACGCAATGAAGCCCGGCGCTACCCGATAGCGCCGGGCTCCTCAAATCAAGATATCGCGGGCTGCCGTCAGGCGGCGAGGTCGTCGGCTTCCGTGCCCTTGAACATCTTCGAGAGGTTCAAGAAGCAGATCATGCCGTTTTCGGTGGCGATGATGCCTTCGGAGAAGGACTTGTCGAAGGAGGCAGAGATTTCCGGCACCGGCTGCACCTGGGAGCTCGGGATCGTCAGAATATCAGAGACGCGATCGACGAGCATGCCGATGACCATGTTGTGGACTTCGGCGACAACGATTGCGCTGCGCTCGTTCGCGACCGTGCTCTTCATGCCGAGCTTGTAGGCGAGATCGATGATCGGGATCACCGAGCCGCGCAGATTCATGACGCCGATCACGTCTGCCGGCGCATGCGGAATGGGTGTCGACGGTGCCCAGCCGCGGATTTCGCGAATGGTCGTCGTCTTGACGCAGAATTCCTGGTCATGAAGTCGGAAAGCGATGATCTCGAGAGTGTCGCCGCCGAAGGTCGTGGAGTTTATCGTCGTTGCCATCAGTGTTCCCAGTCCTTTTGTCTTTGGCCGCACCGGCGCCGAAACGTCCTTGCCCATGCCGTGAAAGCGCGTGCCGGCGATGCGACGGACCGGGCTGCGGCAGTGACATCTCGTCTCGCTTAGAGCACCCTAGCGGAAGAGTGTTGCTCAAATCTAAATCCGGGGCCACAGGCGAGCTGGCGTGCGCTTCCTTCTTCAGGCACCTTTCGAAAGCACCGTCTCTATGTTTTCGAGTGCCCAGTCCACCTGCTCCCTCGTGATGACAAGCGGCGGCGCGAGGCGGATCGTGTTGACGTGGGTGTCCTTGGCCAGAATACCCCGATCCTTCATGGCGTAGCAGTACTTGCGTGCACCGCCCGCGTCCGGCTCCAGCTCGACCGCCATCATGAGGCCGCGGCCCCTGACATCGCGGATCATGTTGGAGCGGATCGAGCGCAGGCCGTCCATGAAATACGCACCCATCTTCTCGGCGTTTTCGATCATGCCTTCCTCTACCAGCACTTTCAGTGCCTCACGGGCGATTGCGCAGGCGAGTGGATTGCCGCCGAAGGTAGAGCCGTGTTGACCCGGCTGCAGCACGCCGAGCACTTCGGAGTTCGAAAGCACCGCGGACACGGGATAAAAGCCGCCCGAAAGCGCCTTCCCGATCAATGTGACGTCCGCCTCGATGCCCTCGTGTTCTTCGGCGAGCAGCTTGCCGGTTCGGCCGAGGCCGGTCTGGATCTCATCGAGGATCAGCGTGACATTGTGCTCGGTGCAGAGTTCGCGCACGCGCCGAAAATAGCCGGCGGGGGAATGATGACGCCGGCCTCGCCCTGGATCGGCTCTACAAGGGCGGCAACGGTGTTCGCGTTGATCGCGGCCTCGAACGCGGCTGCGTCACCGAAAGGCACGATGGTGAAGCCAGGCGTATAGGGGCCGAAGCCTTCGCGGGCGTCCGGATCGGTCGAGAAGCTGATGATGCTCAGCGTTCGGCCGTGGAAATTGTCCGAACAGACGATGATCTCGGCCTTGTTCTTCTCTACACCCTTTACCTCGTACCCCCATTTGCGGACCGCCTTGATCGCCGTCTCGACGGCTTCCGCACCGGAGTTCATCGGCAGGATCTTGTGCGAGCCGGTAAGTGCGGCGAGCTCTTCGTAGAAGAGGGCAAGCTGATCATTGCGGAACGCGCGCGAGGTCAGCGTGAGTTTTGACGCCTGTTCCGTCATGGCGGCCAGGATGCGCGGGTGGCAGTGTCCCTGGTTGACCGCAGAATACGCCGACAGGCAATCGAGATAGCGGTTTCCGTCGCTGTCCCAGACATGCACGCCCTGGCCTCGCGTCAAGACGACGTCGAGCGGCTTGTAGTTATGGGCGCCGAGACGGTGTTCGGTGGCAATCAGTTCAGCGGTCTGGGACATGGCGGCGTTCCTTGTGGCTCAGGCGGAGCGGGTGG
It includes:
- a CDS encoding asparaginase domain-containing protein yields the protein MQLLLIHTGGTIGMAPGPKGLAPVRGLVENAVAERLPAGVTLHSHVFDPLIDSADMGPNDWNAILSAIRTYPGMPVIVTHGTDTMAFTGAALSQALAGEGRSVILCGSMTPLGMGGDAEGNLALAIEAAMTAGESVQLAFAGSLLPADGLVKHHSHEALSFRSQQQLPQTIPARRSFSARRLAILTLSPGLPAGALEATLAALDGAVLRVFGAGTAPSDQRTLKVLADAVAAGKRIRAVSQCEAGGLTPGAYAAGAGLWATGVENGGPETPEAALIRLWLN
- a CDS encoding chemotaxis protein CheW; its protein translation is MATTINSTTFGGDTLEIIAFRLHDQEFCVKTTTIREIRGWAPSTPIPHAPADVIGVMNLRGSVIPIIDLAYKLGMKSTVANERSAIVVAEVHNMVIGMLVDRVSDILTIPSSQVQPVPEISASFDKSFSEGIIATENGMICFLNLSKMFKGTEADDLAA